A portion of the Gossypium arboreum isolate Shixiya-1 chromosome 8, ASM2569848v2, whole genome shotgun sequence genome contains these proteins:
- the LOC128296642 gene encoding uncharacterized protein LOC128296642 codes for MDALTLHGAVVDCKRKVMELRHENGEVLRVESDELSGLSIVISLMTVQKCMRKGYEAYLAYVLNSKESELKVESMPVVCEFTDVFPEELPGLPPANVVTDALSRKSLFTLRAMNTQMALCNDGSILAKLRTRPTLLHQICEAQKFDEKLQAKKVQCESSSEPDFQIDSDRCFRFRGRICVPRDTELIQTILHELIQTSELGSHYL; via the exons atggatgcATTGACACTTCATGGTGCTGTAGTAGATTGTAAACGAAAGGTTATGGAATTGAGACATGAGAATGGTGAAGTCCTTCGAGTCGAATCAGATGAACTTAGTGGCTTGTCGATTGTAATTTCTTTGATGACCGTTCAGAAAtgtatgaggaaaggatatgaagcaTATCTGGCTTATGTACTGAATTCAAAGGAATCTGAGTTGAAAGTCGAATCGATGCCTGTCGTATGTGAGTTTACGGATGTGTTCCCGGAAGAATTGCCAGGTTTACCTCCA gcgaacgtggtcacCGACGCTTTGAGCAGGAAGTCTTTATTCACTTTGAGGGCAATGAATACACAGATGGCCTTATGTAATGATGGATCCATTTTAGCCAAATTGAGGACGAGGCCAACTCTTCTCcatcagatttgtgaagctcagaaattcGATGAAAAATTACAAGCTAAGAAAGTTCAGTGTGAATCATCCAGTGAACCCGATTTCCAAATTGACTCCGATCGATGTTTTAGATTTCGGGGAAGAATCTGTGTTCCAAGGGATACTGAGTTGATCCAGACTATTTTGCATGAGTTGATCCAGACATCGGAGCTTGGATCACATTATCTTTAA